The stretch of DNA CACTTCCTGCGCGACGATCGGGGCAGCGAACTGCGTCGTCAGCAGGAACCCTGCACCGGCCCCTGCGGCGGCTGCGATGATGAACTTTCTCATGCTCTCCCCGTCCTCAATCCGAACTTCCGATCCAGGGCGTCGGGTCGACCGGCCTCTGGTCGTGTCTCAATTCCATATAGAGCGTTTTCAGCTCGGGTTGACCAGAATCTGACCCGGAAACGGGCAAAAATTCTTCGTGATCCCCTCCGCCCGGCAGGAAGCCCAGCGGTGCGCCCGCCCCGACCAGCTCGGACGGCTCGACCAGGACTGTCTCCATCCCCGCCAGCACGAGAAGCGTGTTCAGTCCCGGCTCCAGGATCACCACGCGGCCATAACCGTCCAGTTCTCCGACGAAGCGGACGCTTGCCGGCACCGGCGCCGTCACCAGCCTGCCGCCCGGCGCTGCAAGCGCAAGGCCCGGACGCTCGACCCCGGCGGGATCCACCTCTCCGAAGCCGCGCTGGATCTCTCCGTCCACCGGCAGCGCAAGACCACCCGGCTCGAAGGGCAGCTCGATGATCTCTTCCTCCGAGGGGGTGGCGCTTTCCAGCGCGATCGCCAGCGCGGCCAGGTTGGCGGCATCCGGACCGATATCGGGAATGTCGGCGGTTGCCGCGCGGTCGGCATCCGCGCGGGCGATCAGGGTGTCCCGCACCTCTGCCAGCCGGCCCCGCGTCTGCGTGATGCGGGCAAGCGCCTCGTCCTGCCGGGCGCGCAGCATTTCAAGCGCATCGCGCGCGGCAGCGGCATTGCGCGCACGCAGGTCGGCAGCGCCCGCCGCGCGCTTCATCAGCAGCATGGCGCGCGCCCCGTCGATCGGGCTGGCGGCACCGGTCAGAACCAGCGGCTCGCTGATCGAGCCCATCCGCGCAACGCCACCCAGAAGCCGGCGCAGTCCCGCGCGTTCCTGTTCCAGCACCCGCTCGCGGTCGCGGATGCGACCGGCCACGGCCGCGATCTCGGTCCGCAGCGCCTGTTCCGCCTGCTCGTAGGCGCGGACCGCCTGACCAAGCGCGCGGCGCTGCGCGATGTTGGTATCGGCGGTGGAAATGGCAGCCTCGGCCTCGCGCAGGGCGTCGAGCCGCGCCTCGAGCGACTGCGCATGGACCGGCCCGGCCAGCACCAGCAACAGGACGAATGCCCGCGCGCCTTTCATCATCAGGCGGTCAGCAGCGATCGGCCGGTCATCTCGGCCGGCTGTTCGATTCCCATGAGTTGCAGCAGGCTTGGCGCAAGATCGCCCAGCGTGCCCCCCGACCGCAGCCCCGCACCTGCCGGGCCGTTGTAGAGAACCACGGGCACCGGGTTCAGCGTATGTGCGGTGTGCGGGCCACCCGTGTCGGGGTCGATCATCGTCTCGCAATTGCCGTGGTCGGCGGTCAGGATCATCGCACCGCCCGCATCGTCAAGTGCCGCCAGAAGCTGCCCGACACCGGCATCCACCGCCTCGCAGGCCGTGATGGCCGCCTCCAGCACGCCGGTATGGCCCACCATGTCGGGGTTCGCGTAGTTCACGACGATCAGCGCGTACTCTTCCGAGCGGACCGCAGCACAGAGATGCTCGGTCACCTCGGCCGCCGACATCTCGGGCTGAAGGTCATAGGTCTTCACCCTGGGGCTGGGCGCCATGTAGCGCACCTCGCCGTCCTCGGGGGTCTCGACACCGCCGTTCAGGAAAAAGGTGACATGTGGGTACTTCTCGGTCTCGGCGATGCGGAACTGCTTCAGCCCCTGCTTCGCCACCCAGTGGCCAAGCGTGTTCACGATCTCCTCGGCGGGGAACATCGCCTCCATGAAGCGGTTGTGCGCCTCGGAATACTCCACCATCCCGCAGACCGCCGCAAAGCGGGGCCGCGCCGATGCGTCGAAGGCATCGAAGTCGGGATCCGCGAGCGCCGACAGGATCTCGCGCGCACGGTCTGCGCGAAAGTTCAGAAACAGAAGCCCGTCGCCATCGGCCATGCCCGCATAGCCGCCGATGGCCGTGGGCGTCGCGAACTCGTCCGTGGCGCCGGCGGCATGGCTTGCCGCGATCGCCTCTGCGGCGTCGGTGGCGCTGGCGCCCTTGCCGGACACCACCAGGTCGAACGCCTCCTGCACCCGCTCCCAGCGGTTGTCGCGGTCCATGGCGAAGAAGCGCCCGCAGACCGTGGCGATGCGCGCGCCCTCGGGCAGGTCCGCCTCCAGCGAGGCGATCTGGCCCGCCGCCGATTTCGGGGCCACGTCGCGCCCGTCCAGGAACGCATGCACGGCCACCGGAATGCCCTGCGCGGCCAGCACGGCAGCGGCCCGCGCAATGTGACGCTGGTGCGAATGCACGCCGCCGGGGCTGGCCAGGCCCGCCAGATGCGCGGTGCCGCCCGATTTCTTCAGCGCGGCGGCAAAGCGCGCCAGCGCCGGGTTGGCGTCGAAGCTGCCATCGGCGATGGCGTTGTCGATCCGCGGCAGATCCATCCAGACCGTGCGGCCAGCGCCGATATTGGTGTGGCCCACCTCGGAATTGCCCATCTGCCCCTCGGGCAGCCCTACGGCGGGGCCGTGGGCGGTCAGCGTCGCGTTGGGGCACTCGGCCATCAGGCGATCGAAGTTGGGCGTATCGGCCTGCGCAACCGCGTTTCCCTCGCGCCGATCGCTCAGCCCCCAGCCATCCAGAATGCACAGCACCACCGGCCTGACCATGTCGAATTCTCCTGCCTGTCCTGGTTGGGGCGCACCCTAGTGCCCACCCCGGAAAATGAAAAGCGGCCGGCGTCAGTCCCGATGATAGGGCGTCCCGGCAAGGATCGAGGCCGCCCGGTAAAGCTGCTCTGCCAGCATCACCCGCACCAGCATGTGCGGCCAGACCATCCGACCGAAGGACAGCGAGAAATCCGCCCGGTCGCGCAGGTCCGGGGCCAGCCCATCCGCGCCCCCGATCATCAGGCACATGTCGCGCCGCCCCTCGTCGCGCCAGCCGGCGATCCGCTCGGCAAGGGCGGGCGAGTCAAGCTGCGCGCCACGTTCATCCAGCACGACACGCAAAGCGCCCTGCGGGCAGGCCCCCTCAAGCAGAGGCGCCTCGGCCCCCATGCCGCCGCCCTTCTTCGCCTCCACCTCCAGCAACGACAGCGGGCCCAGCCCCAGCGGCCGGCCCGTACGCTCGAAGCGCCTGGCGTAGTCGTCGAAGATATCCTTCTCCGGCCCGGCACGCAGCCGGCCGACGGCGGCAATCGTCACCCGCATCGAACAGGGGTCACGCGTCCGTGCGGACGCGCTTCAACTGCTCCTCGGCCGACAGCCACATCTTTTCCAGCTGGTAGAAGTCGCGCACCTCGGGGCGGAACACATGAACGATGGCGTCGCCGCAATCGATCAGCACCCAGTCCCCGGTGTCCTTGCCTTCCATGCGCACCGGCTCTCCGGTGGCCTGCTTCACGCGGTCCGCCAGCTTCTCCGAGATCGAGGCCACCTGCCGCGATGACCGGCCCGAGGCGACGACCATGTGGTCGGCCATCTCGGACT from Halovulum dunhuangense encodes:
- the gpmI gene encoding 2,3-bisphosphoglycerate-independent phosphoglycerate mutase, translated to MVRPVVLCILDGWGLSDRREGNAVAQADTPNFDRLMAECPNATLTAHGPAVGLPEGQMGNSEVGHTNIGAGRTVWMDLPRIDNAIADGSFDANPALARFAAALKKSGGTAHLAGLASPGGVHSHQRHIARAAAVLAAQGIPVAVHAFLDGRDVAPKSAAGQIASLEADLPEGARIATVCGRFFAMDRDNRWERVQEAFDLVVSGKGASATDAAEAIAASHAAGATDEFATPTAIGGYAGMADGDGLLFLNFRADRAREILSALADPDFDAFDASARPRFAAVCGMVEYSEAHNRFMEAMFPAEEIVNTLGHWVAKQGLKQFRIAETEKYPHVTFFLNGGVETPEDGEVRYMAPSPRVKTYDLQPEMSAAEVTEHLCAAVRSEEYALIVVNYANPDMVGHTGVLEAAITACEAVDAGVGQLLAALDDAGGAMILTADHGNCETMIDPDTGGPHTAHTLNPVPVVLYNGPAGAGLRSGGTLGDLAPSLLQLMGIEQPAEMTGRSLLTA
- the rlmH gene encoding 23S rRNA (pseudouridine(1915)-N(3))-methyltransferase RlmH, which gives rise to MRVTIAAVGRLRAGPEKDIFDDYARRFERTGRPLGLGPLSLLEVEAKKGGGMGAEAPLLEGACPQGALRVVLDERGAQLDSPALAERIAGWRDEGRRDMCLMIGGADGLAPDLRDRADFSLSFGRMVWPHMLVRVMLAEQLYRAASILAGTPYHRD
- a CDS encoding murein hydrolase activator EnvC family protein, which produces MMKGARAFVLLLVLAGPVHAQSLEARLDALREAEAAISTADTNIAQRRALGQAVRAYEQAEQALRTEIAAVAGRIRDRERVLEQERAGLRRLLGGVARMGSISEPLVLTGAASPIDGARAMLLMKRAAGAADLRARNAAAARDALEMLRARQDEALARITQTRGRLAEVRDTLIARADADRAATADIPDIGPDAANLAALAIALESATPSEEEIIELPFEPGGLALPVDGEIQRGFGEVDPAGVERPGLALAAPGGRLVTAPVPASVRFVGELDGYGRVVILEPGLNTLLVLAGMETVLVEPSELVGAGAPLGFLPGGGDHEEFLPVSGSDSGQPELKTLYMELRHDQRPVDPTPWIGSSD
- the rsfS gene encoding ribosome silencing factor yields the protein MKEDIVLSERAEAAQTAATPREAQTGTASDTDLLNLILTSLDDDKAEDVVVIDLRGKSEMADHMVVASGRSSRQVASISEKLADRVKQATGEPVRMEGKDTGDWVLIDCGDAIVHVFRPEVRDFYQLEKMWLSAEEQLKRVRTDA